The genomic region GGCCGGGCCCCTAGACCATTCTCCCTCGCCCGTCCCCCCCTCCATCGCCACCCTCACAACTCCCCAGGGGCCCGGCCGGCGGCCCGGGGCGCAGACAGTGGCCGGGCCCTTTTCCGCTGCGCCTACCTCGGAGGCGGTGGTGGCGGGAGCAGCGGCGGCTACGGCGGGGGCTGCGGCCGGGAGGAACAGAGCCGAGCGAGCAGCGGGCCGAGGGCGGGGCGGCGCGGACGGCGGCGGCGCGGACCCTCCCTTTCCCTGCGCGCCGGGCGGGCGAGCTCCGCCCCAGACTCCGCCCTGGAGACCTCCGGCACCGGCCCTTGTCTCCTTGCCACCCGCTAGCCGCGCTCTCACTCTTTTGAGCACTCAGTGTCCGCAGCAGATGCGCAATCCTCCAGGCGTGTGCGGGCGCGCGTAAGAGCCTGCGTGCGTCCGGGCACCGGGCGACGCGGAGGCGTGGAACTGGCTTGCGCTTGGTGTGTTCGTGCGTGGGGACACGCGGGTTATTGCTGGAACCTCCGGCCTGATGGAAGCACttgggaaagggggagggggccTTCCGGTTGACTGGGCGGTGGCGTGGGGGATCCCACGCTAATAGAGGCAA from Castor canadensis chromosome 16, mCasCan1.hap1v2, whole genome shotgun sequence harbors:
- the Vdac1 gene encoding non-selective voltage-gated ion channel VDAC1 isoform X2, yielding MDHRTPRAGFARGAPRPPHPSRLRSGPAPAATSIPGTGCRVALRRNRNSGNPLPLLAWDPPRHRPVNRKAPSPFPKCFHQAGGSSNNPRVPTHEHTKRKPVPRLRVARCPDARRLLRAPAHAWRIAHLLRTLSAQKSESAASGWQGDKGRCRRSPGRSLGRSSPARRAGKGRVRAAAVRAAPPSARCSLGSVPPGRSPRRSRRCSRHHRLRGWAGEEQHYREVLCPWMALCAPSGNGECSESSAKMFYQSAGPRYLSFQPSLVRH